The following are from one region of the Rhodopirellula sp. P2 genome:
- a CDS encoding type I polyketide synthase — protein sequence MSHSTSRRMPLITGASGMLGSYVVAELLRDRTECAVLVRAKGKLTAEQRMEQILGRFENAWQVSLPRPKILEGDLNQDALGLKEESIEWVRANCDRMLHSAASLSFLPADPEGDNEPYRTNVDGTGKVLAFCQEVGISQFHHVSTAYVCGKRSGRVKETEGAVGQSFANDYERSKLIAEGIVRESFGESNLTVYRPSIVIDRTGLSPVSGDRTIYGAFSMYQMLASRFGLPEDGQWFRDLGFSGSERKNIVDVDWIARAICKVMSTPRLHGRTYHLTTREGTAIESLDAAFHSATTKWLQTRKPDRLKRPRQLSKTSTRAGSERQELDQMAGPFVKTFLPYFRDDPIFDRANIDDVIATTHLDDTPEIGSEELLQMIGNWSAVPSKAPKVAKQTSATGQPTAKPAVVGQGGDPDDCVICGFEVRLPGGVDNAQAFEEMLFEGRSVIAPMPEDRLNRELYFENQKGVPGKTYTQLGGCVSPDPLDVAVEQAIGSLGVFDLTHRQFAQVAVAALKAASGSCGLSSTSALHCTSDRPLAVDPVRAGVFVGHSGGTELGGPLAMATMADTAMELVDQVPSLQSVDSDSKKQVKASISSAIRRDRPRYESGHSPAFNAYSAASLAARLMGFEGRREVIDAACSSSLLALQHAASAIEANRLDLAVVGGATFNNVDNLALFSQSGACSETGSFPFDNRASGLISSEGYVAVVVARRSVAEANGLPVLATLRGVGVASDGKGKGLWAPRSEGQQTAMRRAVDSDPLNIDYLECHATSTQVGDATELESLTSLLRTNQSQQSVLPIGSVKSNLGHLLEAAGLVGVVKCLLAMRRGKIPPSINFALPTERHDWDQSPVRIVDRVEPWQRRTASEGRVAAVNAFGIGGLNAHAVIEEMPSSRRATAQEQQVEESIAIVGRGVVLPGAANLQAFRELLQSGRSAISDPPEGRWVGTRSGAWLGVNPGADRSSYTTPHCRGGYIRDFKFDAQSYRIPPKMVANANPAQLMLIEAVRQAMDEFDGGQWSVDRERVGVVVGTIFGGQFSNELQIGLRLPEINQHLRRTLASMGWDDLKTNIVADELRKLTLEKYGALLDETGGFTASTLASRIARTFDLMGGAFAVDADEASGGLALITAMEQLHEGAIDLALCGVTQRGMDLVAFEQLAHKEQLLPSGRPEDLPDDGSQIIPGEGVAVLTLQRLSDAKAQGRTILGVLSKPTEAFSADVAAARAESARHSQVPGFISSQKLVGQIGHLGGGQGIIRAIAATLTPQFSSKPTSNVSIPIGEVADDGYRVNYSVSPQMNYEPSTLPSGETPLISTSLESTPQPTSSVSTRSRSESLRKESVPGSSGTLVVRLQCATLEALRVALSEVASGKSASESCVSAFTSSSATACRAVLLGKDDSELAAAASAAIAGPIRQQASGMLAKKDGWVWLPNARSGECASPRVGWLFPGQGSQYSAVPTWLDTEDSSASRAFLDGFDQRLKSLGLPVISDRLHDPESQLGRDVWWTQAWVLAVGSMFADSLLRRGLRPDAVLGHSFGECTAAWCAGVVTTRQAIEFAKSRSDSVVMTTRERGELLSVRGAPSAVDAALQGSEIRYTISHHNSPQQTVIAGAPEQMTAAKKQLASAGMASVVIPVPAAFHTPEMMPAQEMLQARFTGQNARPPRFAFLSAVSNRYLAEPSDIVDNLVTQLTRPVCFSGATERLVHDGCELLVEVGPNNVLTRLATATVAPHVLCMSADDRGRDPNRQRQLIELAYESLGQSTKASSESVSETSVSVASSQTDVHQPSTMTASRPAFEVVDVTRRSRRQQEVSQEEPRSAFKPVSDVRGSSGVVAPATVHSVSENGSDHRNGMQNGDVVSSQMQPIATVTAAANRASNADMQQRLRSARSFLFDLVVDLTGYDPEVIEFDADLEAELGVDSIKKAQLIGEIVQWGNLEVDTQSMRLAQFASLNDILQLVGDPAEIEGSEFASVPMDACGHNDQSESIPTQDLDSTAESLQRLMIDLVVDQTGYDEDIIDMDADLEGELGIDSIKRAQLLGELEQQYELQSLRESNLKLSDFPTLSSIHAFVMEQIGQPADEKKNASLNLSSDSSEVTSQAPASGTHRFVMRTKSAPRRDGMPTMPPLNGAALILGNNPVADAIATRCQMAGVPVHRIAAQLTLPELDAELDRVWSVDATPHLFLTTPHDDAACWTTLDATSWKQRQSDALAIPYRVCQRWMQRTIDEDRMAQASLVSTLKMGGGFGFDAMSTLAQSSAQIHGRSAESGGLAGLTKAMLIEAWMRGYRDTPMLIVDQIEDASPEELAEGVFRELAVPSYDEEVAVAGEQRLATEARYSPLDVSSQMTQVTPGGTWIVAGGGRGITAMTAMALAERHGLKLHLLGMAPVPHIDPSVREHALRDRADLRRSEMARIQREGGNPVKTWRQFEKAIEIDLTLEACRERSIEATYHSVNVSDFEAVAEVVAKIRSVDGPIRGVIQGAGSGQDARFDRKRPDKVAQCFSAKIDGTIALASATQNDPLEWFLGYGSISGRFGANGHTDYSAANEMLAKLIGRLRQQRPETRCVTFHWHAWGDVGMATKPEAKLALDMIGMEFMPAEEGLQHFLNEVEHGGEEAEVLITDRRYVRKFFPAESSRLGSSLPGPSPMIDPTERMPATSQDSFAVTLDPERDLFLKHHLVNGRPTLPFVMAIEMLAEAARWGTDQKVMRCRDVSATMPLKFMTDDALAVELLRDPTVPDRWSLVSDLRRRDGRLVQAQRPHFAATIELGDDSLPVVSLGSEDVVESAVQYASEQAPIYHGPSLQCLRTIGFGNADAGLSGGDPAKRPRAIGTIVAPSPAHLAGEARPLLGWVLSPATMDAVLYAAGMLAYRVADRPSLPVSFDCIEIGRLPDPGEPLKVHVQWEGEATDGSSGGSDGGLMSAVLIGQNRELILRIDGYRIGWLR from the coding sequence ATGTCCCATTCAACCTCTCGACGAATGCCCTTGATCACGGGAGCCAGCGGAATGCTCGGTTCTTATGTGGTGGCAGAGTTATTGCGAGACCGGACCGAATGCGCGGTTTTGGTACGCGCGAAGGGGAAATTGACGGCAGAGCAACGGATGGAGCAAATCCTCGGTCGATTTGAGAACGCCTGGCAAGTGTCCCTGCCACGTCCAAAGATTTTGGAAGGCGATTTGAACCAAGATGCTCTGGGGTTGAAAGAAGAGTCGATTGAGTGGGTGCGGGCCAACTGCGATCGAATGTTGCACAGTGCAGCCAGCCTGAGCTTCCTGCCGGCTGACCCGGAGGGCGACAATGAGCCCTATCGAACCAACGTCGACGGCACCGGGAAAGTGTTGGCGTTTTGCCAGGAGGTTGGGATCTCGCAGTTCCACCATGTCTCCACCGCGTACGTTTGCGGCAAACGATCGGGACGCGTGAAGGAAACCGAAGGAGCGGTCGGCCAATCGTTTGCGAACGACTACGAACGCAGCAAGCTGATTGCGGAAGGGATCGTTCGCGAATCATTCGGCGAGTCGAATCTCACCGTTTATCGACCGTCGATCGTGATCGATCGAACGGGACTGTCGCCGGTCTCCGGCGATCGAACGATCTATGGTGCCTTCTCGATGTACCAAATGTTGGCGTCGCGATTTGGTTTGCCCGAAGATGGGCAGTGGTTTCGAGACCTGGGGTTTTCAGGAAGCGAACGCAAGAACATTGTGGACGTGGACTGGATCGCACGGGCCATTTGCAAGGTGATGAGCACGCCTCGATTGCATGGCCGGACGTATCATCTGACCACACGCGAGGGCACGGCAATTGAGTCCTTGGACGCGGCATTTCATTCCGCGACGACGAAGTGGTTGCAGACTCGAAAGCCGGATCGGCTGAAACGACCGCGGCAACTCAGCAAGACCTCAACGCGGGCAGGCAGCGAACGGCAAGAACTGGATCAAATGGCCGGCCCATTTGTGAAAACGTTTTTGCCATACTTTCGAGACGATCCCATCTTTGATCGTGCGAACATCGATGATGTGATTGCAACAACGCACCTGGACGACACGCCTGAAATCGGCAGTGAGGAACTGCTGCAGATGATCGGCAACTGGTCGGCCGTTCCATCGAAAGCACCCAAGGTGGCGAAACAGACTTCCGCGACGGGGCAACCCACGGCGAAACCAGCAGTCGTCGGCCAAGGTGGCGATCCTGATGACTGCGTGATTTGTGGTTTTGAGGTTCGTTTGCCGGGCGGCGTTGATAACGCACAAGCGTTCGAGGAGATGCTGTTTGAAGGTCGTTCGGTGATCGCGCCGATGCCGGAAGATCGCTTGAACCGCGAGTTGTACTTCGAGAATCAAAAAGGCGTTCCAGGAAAGACCTACACGCAACTTGGTGGCTGTGTTTCACCTGATCCATTGGATGTTGCGGTTGAGCAGGCGATTGGGTCGCTCGGGGTATTTGACCTGACGCATCGGCAGTTTGCTCAGGTCGCTGTGGCGGCGCTCAAGGCAGCTTCGGGATCGTGCGGTTTGTCGTCCACCTCGGCACTGCATTGCACATCCGATCGTCCACTCGCAGTTGATCCCGTTCGGGCTGGCGTCTTTGTTGGGCACAGTGGTGGAACAGAGTTGGGCGGACCGCTTGCCATGGCGACGATGGCAGACACGGCGATGGAGTTGGTTGACCAGGTTCCTTCGCTGCAATCCGTCGATTCTGATTCGAAAAAACAGGTCAAAGCATCGATTTCATCCGCCATTCGTCGCGATCGGCCGCGGTATGAATCGGGGCATTCACCGGCTTTCAATGCCTATTCGGCGGCTTCTTTGGCCGCGCGGTTGATGGGATTTGAAGGCCGTCGCGAGGTGATCGATGCGGCTTGTTCGTCGTCTCTGTTGGCGCTGCAGCATGCGGCATCCGCCATCGAAGCGAACCGCTTGGATTTGGCGGTCGTCGGTGGCGCGACGTTCAACAATGTCGACAACTTGGCGTTGTTCTCTCAGTCAGGTGCGTGCAGCGAGACAGGATCGTTTCCGTTCGACAACCGTGCCAGCGGGTTGATCAGCAGCGAAGGTTATGTGGCGGTGGTCGTGGCTCGACGAAGTGTTGCCGAGGCCAATGGGCTGCCCGTCCTGGCAACCTTGCGAGGTGTAGGTGTCGCGTCGGATGGCAAAGGCAAAGGTCTGTGGGCGCCGCGAAGTGAAGGTCAACAAACAGCGATGCGACGCGCCGTCGATTCGGATCCGCTCAACATTGATTACTTGGAGTGCCACGCCACCAGCACTCAAGTGGGCGATGCCACCGAACTGGAAAGTTTGACTTCGCTGTTGCGAACCAACCAAAGTCAGCAGAGTGTGTTGCCCATCGGCAGTGTCAAAAGCAACTTGGGGCATCTGTTGGAAGCGGCTGGTTTGGTCGGTGTGGTGAAGTGCTTGCTGGCGATGCGTCGCGGGAAGATTCCACCTTCGATCAATTTTGCGTTGCCAACCGAACGTCACGATTGGGATCAATCACCGGTTCGGATTGTCGACCGCGTGGAACCGTGGCAACGTCGCACAGCTTCCGAGGGTCGCGTGGCGGCTGTCAATGCGTTTGGTATCGGCGGATTGAATGCTCATGCCGTGATTGAAGAGATGCCTTCTTCCCGGCGAGCAACCGCGCAAGAACAGCAAGTCGAGGAGTCCATCGCAATTGTTGGCCGCGGTGTCGTGTTGCCTGGTGCTGCCAATCTTCAAGCATTTCGAGAGTTGCTGCAAAGCGGTCGGTCTGCAATCAGCGATCCGCCGGAAGGCCGCTGGGTCGGCACTCGCAGCGGAGCTTGGCTTGGTGTGAACCCAGGTGCGGATCGATCGAGTTACACGACGCCGCATTGCCGTGGCGGATACATTCGAGATTTCAAATTCGATGCTCAGTCGTATCGAATCCCGCCGAAAATGGTGGCCAATGCCAACCCGGCTCAATTGATGCTGATCGAGGCTGTTCGGCAGGCGATGGATGAGTTCGATGGCGGCCAGTGGTCGGTTGATCGCGAGCGAGTCGGCGTGGTCGTTGGAACCATCTTTGGCGGCCAGTTCAGCAACGAGTTGCAAATTGGTTTGCGGTTGCCTGAGATCAACCAGCATCTTCGTCGCACGCTGGCATCGATGGGATGGGATGATTTAAAAACAAACATTGTTGCTGATGAACTGCGAAAGCTGACGCTTGAAAAGTACGGTGCTTTGCTGGATGAGACCGGTGGGTTCACGGCCAGCACGCTCGCGTCGCGAATCGCGAGAACGTTTGACTTGATGGGCGGAGCGTTCGCGGTCGACGCGGACGAAGCCTCCGGCGGGTTGGCGTTGATCACTGCGATGGAACAGTTGCATGAGGGAGCGATCGATTTGGCGTTGTGCGGTGTGACTCAACGCGGGATGGACTTGGTCGCCTTCGAGCAGCTCGCACACAAAGAGCAGCTGTTGCCATCAGGCCGCCCGGAAGATTTGCCCGACGATGGATCCCAGATCATTCCTGGCGAGGGCGTTGCGGTTTTGACGCTTCAGCGTTTGTCCGACGCCAAGGCACAGGGGCGAACCATTTTAGGCGTGTTGTCCAAGCCAACCGAGGCGTTTTCGGCGGATGTTGCGGCCGCGCGAGCTGAATCGGCTCGTCATTCCCAGGTGCCTGGATTTATTTCTTCCCAAAAGCTGGTCGGCCAAATTGGTCATTTGGGCGGCGGTCAGGGTATCATTCGAGCAATAGCGGCGACTTTGACGCCCCAATTCAGCAGCAAGCCGACTTCGAACGTTTCAATTCCGATCGGGGAAGTTGCCGACGATGGATATCGAGTCAATTATAGTGTCTCCCCCCAAATGAACTATGAGCCGTCCACTTTGCCTTCCGGTGAGACTCCTTTGATTTCGACCTCACTCGAATCCACGCCGCAGCCGACTTCTTCCGTGTCGACGCGATCTCGTTCCGAATCCTTGAGGAAGGAATCGGTGCCTGGTTCGTCGGGAACGCTCGTTGTTCGTCTGCAGTGCGCGACCTTGGAAGCGTTGCGAGTCGCCCTGAGCGAGGTTGCCTCAGGAAAGTCGGCGAGCGAAAGCTGCGTGTCGGCGTTCACGTCCTCCTCCGCGACGGCCTGTCGAGCGGTCTTGTTGGGCAAAGACGACAGCGAGTTGGCAGCCGCAGCATCAGCGGCGATTGCGGGGCCCATTCGTCAACAAGCCTCCGGGATGTTGGCGAAAAAGGATGGTTGGGTTTGGCTACCAAACGCTCGCTCTGGTGAGTGTGCCAGTCCACGTGTTGGTTGGTTGTTCCCTGGGCAAGGTTCGCAGTACTCGGCTGTTCCGACTTGGTTGGACACCGAGGATTCATCTGCTAGCCGAGCTTTCTTGGACGGTTTCGATCAACGGCTGAAATCGCTTGGTTTGCCTGTGATCTCGGATCGTTTGCACGATCCTGAATCGCAACTCGGACGCGATGTGTGGTGGACACAGGCGTGGGTGTTGGCAGTTGGTTCCATGTTTGCGGATTCGTTGCTGCGTCGCGGTTTGCGTCCTGATGCGGTGCTGGGGCACAGCTTTGGCGAATGCACCGCCGCTTGGTGCGCGGGCGTTGTGACCACACGGCAAGCCATCGAGTTTGCAAAGTCACGAAGCGACAGCGTGGTGATGACGACACGTGAAAGAGGTGAACTGTTGTCGGTTCGTGGAGCGCCATCGGCGGTCGACGCTGCTCTGCAAGGATCCGAAATTCGCTACACCATTTCGCACCACAACTCACCGCAACAGACAGTGATCGCCGGTGCCCCTGAGCAAATGACGGCCGCGAAAAAGCAGCTGGCGTCTGCTGGCATGGCGTCGGTTGTGATTCCTGTGCCGGCCGCTTTTCACACTCCCGAGATGATGCCAGCTCAAGAAATGCTGCAAGCTCGATTCACCGGCCAGAACGCGCGTCCGCCACGCTTTGCGTTTTTGTCGGCGGTGTCGAATCGATATCTGGCCGAGCCATCTGACATCGTTGACAATTTGGTCACACAGTTGACGCGTCCGGTGTGCTTCAGCGGAGCGACGGAGCGATTGGTTCACGATGGGTGCGAATTACTGGTTGAGGTTGGCCCCAACAATGTGCTGACTCGATTGGCCACTGCAACGGTTGCTCCGCACGTGCTCTGCATGTCGGCGGATGACCGTGGTCGCGACCCAAATCGTCAGCGACAATTGATCGAGTTGGCGTACGAATCACTCGGTCAATCGACCAAGGCATCGAGTGAATCGGTTTCCGAAACAAGCGTGTCCGTGGCGTCGTCACAAACGGATGTTCATCAGCCGAGCACGATGACGGCGTCGCGGCCAGCGTTCGAAGTCGTCGATGTCACGCGGCGGAGTCGACGTCAACAAGAAGTCTCGCAGGAGGAGCCGCGGTCGGCATTCAAGCCGGTTTCGGACGTCAGGGGATCCTCTGGCGTCGTGGCACCCGCGACGGTTCATTCGGTCAGCGAGAACGGAAGTGATCATCGCAACGGAATGCAAAATGGCGATGTGGTTTCCAGTCAAATGCAGCCGATTGCAACGGTCACCGCCGCGGCGAATCGTGCTTCGAATGCGGACATGCAGCAACGTCTGCGGTCAGCTCGATCATTCTTGTTTGACCTCGTGGTGGATTTGACGGGGTACGACCCAGAGGTGATCGAGTTCGACGCGGACTTGGAAGCCGAGTTGGGTGTCGACAGCATCAAGAAGGCTCAGCTGATCGGTGAAATCGTTCAGTGGGGCAACTTGGAAGTCGACACGCAGTCCATGCGATTGGCTCAGTTCGCTTCGCTCAATGACATCCTGCAACTGGTCGGTGATCCAGCTGAAATCGAAGGCAGCGAATTCGCGTCCGTTCCGATGGACGCATGCGGACACAACGACCAGTCCGAATCCATTCCGACGCAGGACCTCGACAGCACCGCGGAATCGTTGCAACGTTTGATGATCGACTTGGTCGTGGATCAAACCGGTTACGACGAAGACATCATCGACATGGACGCGGATCTGGAAGGCGAACTTGGGATCGACAGCATCAAGCGAGCTCAGTTGCTGGGCGAGCTGGAACAACAGTACGAGTTGCAATCGCTTCGCGAGTCGAACTTGAAGCTGTCGGATTTTCCGACCTTGTCTTCGATCCATGCGTTTGTGATGGAGCAGATTGGTCAGCCTGCGGACGAAAAAAAAAACGCCTCGCTGAATCTCAGTTCTGACTCGTCCGAAGTGACGTCCCAGGCACCCGCCTCGGGGACCCATCGTTTCGTGATGCGAACGAAATCGGCACCTCGACGCGATGGGATGCCGACGATGCCTCCGCTCAATGGGGCCGCGCTGATTCTTGGCAACAACCCGGTCGCCGATGCAATCGCGACTCGATGTCAAATGGCAGGTGTCCCGGTTCATCGCATCGCAGCTCAGCTGACTTTGCCAGAGCTCGATGCCGAACTGGATCGTGTCTGGTCCGTTGATGCGACACCGCACCTTTTCCTGACCACACCGCACGACGATGCGGCTTGTTGGACAACGTTGGACGCGACGAGTTGGAAACAGCGTCAATCCGATGCGCTTGCGATTCCCTATCGCGTTTGTCAGCGCTGGATGCAGCGAACAATCGACGAAGATCGGATGGCTCAGGCTTCGTTGGTTTCCACCTTGAAGATGGGAGGCGGGTTTGGTTTCGACGCCATGTCGACATTGGCTCAGTCTTCTGCGCAGATTCATGGTCGTTCAGCCGAGTCGGGCGGATTGGCTGGTTTGACCAAAGCGATGTTGATCGAGGCCTGGATGCGTGGTTACCGCGACACGCCGATGTTGATCGTTGATCAGATCGAGGATGCGAGCCCTGAGGAATTGGCCGAGGGTGTGTTTCGTGAGTTAGCTGTTCCGTCCTACGACGAAGAAGTCGCGGTCGCAGGTGAGCAGCGATTGGCAACGGAAGCTCGCTACTCTCCGCTCGATGTTTCATCGCAGATGACTCAGGTCACCCCTGGTGGCACTTGGATCGTCGCCGGCGGAGGTCGTGGGATCACGGCGATGACAGCGATGGCATTGGCCGAACGTCACGGGTTGAAACTGCATTTACTGGGGATGGCCCCGGTGCCGCACATTGACCCCTCCGTGCGGGAACATGCTCTGCGAGATCGAGCGGACCTGCGTCGATCCGAGATGGCGCGCATTCAGCGAGAAGGCGGCAACCCCGTCAAGACTTGGCGGCAATTCGAGAAGGCCATCGAGATTGACCTGACGCTCGAAGCGTGTCGAGAACGGTCGATTGAGGCCACCTATCACAGCGTCAACGTTTCGGACTTCGAAGCGGTGGCGGAGGTTGTTGCCAAAATCCGAAGCGTGGACGGTCCTATCCGTGGTGTGATCCAAGGTGCCGGATCCGGCCAAGACGCGCGTTTTGATCGCAAGCGACCCGACAAAGTGGCGCAGTGTTTTTCCGCCAAAATCGATGGCACGATTGCGCTCGCATCCGCGACGCAGAACGATCCATTGGAATGGTTCCTTGGTTACGGTTCGATCAGCGGACGTTTCGGTGCCAATGGACACACGGACTATTCCGCAGCCAACGAGATGCTTGCCAAGTTGATCGGGCGATTGCGACAGCAGCGTCCCGAGACGCGATGCGTGACCTTTCATTGGCACGCTTGGGGCGATGTCGGGATGGCGACCAAGCCTGAAGCCAAGCTGGCACTGGACATGATCGGCATGGAATTCATGCCGGCTGAAGAAGGGCTGCAGCACTTTTTAAACGAAGTCGAGCACGGTGGTGAGGAAGCCGAGGTGCTGATCACGGATCGCCGTTATGTACGCAAATTCTTCCCCGCCGAATCGTCGCGATTAGGGAGCTCGTTGCCCGGTCCATCGCCCATGATCGATCCAACGGAACGCATGCCAGCGACATCGCAGGATTCCTTCGCGGTGACATTGGACCCCGAACGCGATCTGTTTTTGAAGCATCACTTGGTCAACGGACGTCCCACGTTGCCGTTCGTGATGGCGATCGAAATGCTGGCCGAAGCGGCTCGCTGGGGCACCGATCAAAAAGTCATGCGTTGCCGTGATGTTTCGGCCACGATGCCGCTCAAATTCATGACAGATGACGCCCTTGCGGTGGAGTTGTTGCGAGATCCGACAGTGCCGGACCGTTGGTCTTTGGTCAGCGATTTGCGTCGCCGAGATGGTCGATTGGTCCAAGCCCAACGCCCGCATTTTGCGGCGACGATTGAGTTGGGTGATGACAGCCTGCCAGTCGTGTCGCTGGGCAGCGAAGATGTGGTCGAGTCAGCCGTGCAATACGCCAGCGAGCAGGCTCCGATCTATCACGGTCCATCGCTTCAGTGTTTGCGAACGATTGGATTTGGGAATGCCGACGCCGGTTTGTCTGGCGGAGATCCTGCGAAACGACCTCGTGCGATCGGCACCATCGTCGCGCCCAGTCCAGCTCACTTGGCAGGCGAGGCGCGTCCGTTGTTGGGATGGGTTTTGTCACCAGCCACGATGGATGCGGTTTTGTACGCGGCGGGCATGCTCGCTTACCGGGTTGCTGATCGGCCGAGTTTGCCAGTCTCATTTGATTGCATCGAAATCGGTCGGTTGCCTGATCCCGGCGAGCCATTGAAAGTTCACGTGCAGTGGGAAGGTGAAGCAACTGATGGTTCTTCTGGCGGTTCCGACGGCGGCCTGATGTCGGCGGTTTTGATTGGCCAGAATCGGGAACTGATCTTGCGAATCGATGGCTATCGAATCGGTTGGCTTCGCTAA
- a CDS encoding aromatic ring-hydroxylating oxygenase subunit alpha translates to MYHATTSLPALLPSTWYTDSSIHDREQIALRQAGWQLVTTTTELSQSGDYQALDRLGVPLIVRNHDGELVALRNVCAHRQCQLVTEGGGHAKELKCPYHGWQYGGDGRTRKIPAAKNFPHFDRERYRLGSFPVQVVGQLVFVNLSGGASQGAGESGLVTLGDDDWVSDFAANTDATSWRQVLQEELEYPCDWKIPIEGSLESYHLSEVHSQTFGSDPGESESTHELMAWGTRFRTDVREDSLLARMEERVMRWMVGEFGPHYQHVHVFPNIMASFTDTMSLVYQITPIGISTSKMTVFGFTRRPKRSGIVGKMVANGLGRSAASMARKVLAEDAAIFPRVQAGMNSAGAAGVNEEASRIFGRCEERLHAFHVHWQESMKAGSMKSNKDSLEDHHE, encoded by the coding sequence ATGTATCACGCCACGACGTCCCTGCCGGCTCTGTTGCCGTCGACTTGGTACACCGATTCATCGATTCATGATCGCGAACAAATTGCACTGCGTCAGGCAGGATGGCAATTGGTCACAACCACGACGGAGCTCTCGCAGTCGGGCGACTACCAAGCGCTGGACCGATTGGGAGTGCCACTGATCGTTCGCAACCACGACGGCGAATTGGTGGCGCTGCGAAACGTGTGTGCGCATCGGCAGTGCCAACTGGTGACGGAAGGCGGCGGCCACGCGAAAGAGTTGAAGTGCCCTTACCACGGTTGGCAGTACGGCGGCGATGGACGCACTCGCAAGATTCCTGCCGCAAAGAATTTTCCGCACTTCGATCGGGAACGCTATCGGTTGGGGAGTTTTCCGGTGCAAGTGGTTGGCCAGTTGGTCTTCGTGAATCTGTCTGGTGGAGCCAGTCAGGGAGCCGGTGAATCGGGGCTCGTGACGCTCGGCGACGATGATTGGGTGAGCGACTTCGCAGCGAACACGGATGCGACGTCGTGGAGGCAAGTTCTGCAAGAGGAACTGGAGTATCCCTGCGATTGGAAAATCCCGATCGAAGGTTCGCTCGAAAGTTATCATCTCAGTGAGGTTCACTCGCAAACGTTTGGCAGCGATCCAGGTGAAAGCGAAAGCACGCATGAGTTGATGGCGTGGGGAACTCGGTTCCGAACGGATGTACGCGAGGATTCCTTGTTGGCGCGGATGGAAGAACGTGTGATGCGTTGGATGGTCGGAGAATTCGGGCCGCATTATCAGCATGTGCATGTGTTCCCAAATATCATGGCGTCGTTCACCGACACGATGAGTTTGGTCTATCAGATCACTCCGATTGGAATTTCAACCAGCAAAATGACGGTGTTCGGATTCACGCGTCGCCCCAAACGCTCGGGCATTGTCGGGAAGATGGTCGCGAACGGGTTGGGACGCAGCGCCGCATCGATGGCGCGAAAAGTGTTGGCCGAAGACGCAGCGATCTTTCCACGGGTGCAGGCCGGAATGAATTCAGCCGGCGCGGCTGGGGTGAACGAGGAGGCAAGTCGGATCTTTGGACGCTGTGAGGAGAGGCTGCATGCCTTTCATGTGCACTGGCAGGAATCGATGAAGGCGGGAAGCATGAAGTCAAACAAAGATTCGTTGGAAGATCATCATGAATGA